A section of the Drosophila subobscura isolate 14011-0131.10 chromosome A, UCBerk_Dsub_1.0, whole genome shotgun sequence genome encodes:
- the LOC117895041 gene encoding uncharacterized protein LOC117895041, whose amino-acid sequence MQSIRQLTDLEQSRLEEWLGGEGVTLSLRSRRDTYSDVRPVAEILKKVHPAIELRCYTAASSFARRLQNWEVFAFRELRKLGLRLRAEDLKQLAEGRPGAVDWLLFSLIGQQNVRPSATRLAPRSISLGAMCRSRFVSFANAASSRTLDKDWRT is encoded by the coding sequence ATGCAGAGCATCCGCCAACTGACCGACCTCGAGCAGTCTCGCCTGGAGGAATGGCTGGGGGGCGAGGGCGTCACCCTCAGCTTGCGCTCGCGCCGCGACACCTACTCCGACGTGCGCCCCGTGGCAGAGATCCTCAAGAAGGTGCATCCAGCCATAGAGCTGAGGTGCTACaccgcagccagcagcttcGCGCGTCGCCTGCAGAACTGGGAGGTCTTCGCCTTCCGCGAGCTGAGGAAACTCGGCCTCCGGCTGAGGGCGGAGGATCTCAAGCAGTTGGCCGAGGGCAGGCCGGGCGCTGTCGACTGGCTGCTGTTCAGCCTCATCGGCCAGCAGAATGTGCGCCCGAGCGCCACTCGGCTCGCACCCCGATCCATCTCCCTGGGTGCGATGTGCCGCAGCCGCTTCGTGTCCTTCGCCAACGCTGCGTCCAGCCGGACATTGGACAAGGATTGGAGGACTTAG